From Gottschalkiaceae bacterium SANA:
TGGCATGGTTGGATTGCATGCAAAAGAACCGAAGAAACCACAAAAGCCCAATCAGCTACCTTCCGCAATTGAGCAAGAGATTTTGGCTTATGTGGCAAGATATCCTGCCGATGGACCGAAACGAATTTACTATGAATTGAAAGCTGAGGGTATTCAGCTTGGCGAGTCAGGTATTTATAATGTTTTGCGACGCAATCATCTTTCTCGAAGGGAACAACGGCTAGAATTCTCAAAAAATAAAGCCATGCATTTCTGAATAAAAGATAGACGGAATAAGACAAACGCCTACATACGGAATCTGGTTTTCTTGTCATGGTATAATAAAGAAAAAACAGATGGTTGGGGTGATGGCTATGGAAGAGATTACCTATCTTAAATGGAGTAAGATGCTGAAGGGATTCGAGATTTTCGAGGGTATTGAAGAGTCGGAGATTGATCGGCTTATGAACTGCCTGAATCCAAGGATAAGCGAATATAAGAAAAACGAGCATATCAGCATCGAAAAGGACGGAATCAGAAGAATCGGCATCGTGATGAAAGGGGAAGTGACAATTCTCAAAGAAAACGAAGCGGGTGATAGAGTGATTATCGGGAAAGTTAGGCAAAACGGAGGGTTTGGCGAGATGCTTGCCTTTTCAGGTAACGATCAGTTGAGTATTTCTGTGATGGCATCAAAAGATAGTAAGATTCTTTTCTTGACGCCAGGGCAAGTGCTGGGTACCTGTGCAAAGTTGTGCAGTGGTCATAAGCGACTCATTCAGAATATGTTAAAAATCGTAACAAAAAAGGGTGTTCAGCTAAATCGGAAAATCGATTATTTATCCATTAAGGGGATCCGAAGAAAAATCAGCACCTATTTGCTTGAGCAGATGCATGAATCTGGGAAGGCTTATTTTACCATCTCATTGAATCGCAAGGAGATGGCGGAATTTTTGAACGTTTCTAGACCTTCTTTATCGCGGGAAATGATCAGGATGAAGGAGGAAGGGCTGATTGATTTTTACAAGGCTTCCTTTAAAATTTTGGACGAGAAGAGCTTGCGGGATTGTCTCCATACTTAGTTAGAATTTTGTGGAGAAGGGTTGAACGGATGGCTTTGTATGGTGAGAACAATACGAAAATGTTTTGATTCAAGTGGTGGGCGCCTTTTCAGTGGAGAGGTGCCCTTTTTTATCAAAAATAGCAGAATAGAAAATTGAAACGGAATATGGGTACAAAGGGTATAAATAAATAAGACTTAGTTGATCAGTTGGCTAGAGATAGATGATCAGTTAGGCAAGGAGGAAAAAATGAGTACGATAAGAGAATCGATTACAAAGAGCTTGCAAAGAGCCTTTCTTACCTTTCAAACATTTCCAGTTGTCTTGGCAAGTGCCTTGGGATTTACACTAGTCACATTGGTTCGCATTTGGATGGATTGGCCCCAGCAAGAACCTTATAACTTTTTATTCAATTGTCTGCATTTGGCTTTTTCAATGAGTGCAGTATTTGGTCTTGCAGCTATTGCCATGGTTCAGGTGCGGTATAATGAGAAGAAAATGTTTCTTGCGGCAAACTTAGGGGGAGCGATTGTCGGTCTTGTTGCTTTTTTGCTTTTAACCTTTTTTGGAGCAGCAGAACCCAGAGTCAGTGATTTGCTGGTTCAGCGTGTTTCAACTTTGGCATCTGCACGAATCTCCGTTGCGATTTTTATCAGTTTTATTGGCTTTATCTATTTTGCGGGTAAACCCAAAGCTAAGTCGGATTTTGCTTCATCGCTTTTTATGACGCAGAAAGCAATTTTGATCGCAGCCCTTTATGGTGGTGTGATGATGGCTGGTGCATCAGGGATCACAGGATCGATACAAGCACTTCTATATCGTAATATGTCTAGCAAGGTCTATATGGTGTTGGCTGCATTGATCGGATTTGTTGCCTTCGCTATCTTTGTCGGATATTTTCCTGATTTCAGGAAGAGTAGTCAGGATGCCCATCGAGAAGTAGCGCAAAAACAGCCGCGATTTATCGAAGTTTTATTTGAATTTATCATGGTGCCAATTCTACTGATCTTAACGATTGTTTTGCTTTCTTGGGCAGTAAAAACAATTGTAACGGGAGACTGGCCAAGTTTTAGCCGACTGTTTGGAATTGTAAGTAGTTATTCCATCGGCGGGATCTGGCTGACCATGATGATTGCAAAAAAAGAGACCGATATCGCACGATTTTATCATCGAATATATCCCATTGCCTTATTGGTGATTCTTGTTTTTGGGCTTTGGGCACTGATTCTTCAGTTAAATGTGGAAGGATTACGATCGCAAGAATACTATTTTGCTTTGGTTTTACTCACAGCACTTGCCTCTGGCATTTTATTGTTGATGAAAAAGGAAGGGGCATATCCTAAAATTGCTGCTTTAATTTGCATCATGGCAGTGGTCTCTGTTTCACCTTGGATTGGCGGTCATATTTTGCCAGGAAAAATCCAATTGAGTCGATTACAGACATCACTTGTAAACGAGGGGATGCTTGTGGATAATCAGCTGATTCCAGCGGAGGTTGAACCTTCTGAAGAGGTGAAGATTGCCATAACGGAAGGTGTGAATTTTTTAGCTTATGAAGACCATGTGAACCTGCCGGAATGGTTTGATGAGGACTTGAGTAATCGAGATGTTTTTGAATCGAAGATGGGCTTTGAGCAGACGTGGAAGGGTGTTGAAGATGATTATCCAATTCCAGATCGAGAGACCATGGGTATGTATTTGACCATGCCTGGTGCTAGCATTGATATCAGTGAATATGACTGGGCAATCTATCTGGAAAAAGATTACCAAGGTCCGTCTCGGATACAGACGGTAGAAGGAAATAATGGAAGCTATCGAGTTGAATGGATTATGGGAGAGCGAAATAGCGTACCGAGTATAAAGATTTGGATAGATGATGCATTGATTCTAGAAGAAGACTTGAGAGCGTTTATGGATGAGACAGCAGAGATTGTCCGTTCAAGGCCGGGAGCCTATGAAGCGAAAGCATTTGAAGAAATGAGTTATCGTATGGAGACACCTGAGCTTTCAATTTTGATGGTATTCAATCATATGAATATTTACGTGGATCCGAGTCAAGACATAATTGACTATAATTTAGATTTGAATGCCTTGTACTTGAAAGAAAAATAATAACTAAAGTGCTTAAGATCCCTGGTGATAAAGACTAGGGATCTTTTTGACTTTGGTCTTGTTCTGCATTTATACCAGCAACTCAGAGTCAACCGCGTATGTGTCTAGCACTTCCAGTAGAATGAGTAAACCGTTTTTGAGTTCCGTCCATGTTTTTGGGGCGCAAATCGAAATGCGAAGCCCAGAATGAACAGAATTAGCACTTACAGCAAATCGTTTAGAAGCAAACACTTGAAGTCCTTTTTCAAGGCATCGTCTTTCAATGGCGATGTCGTTCCAACTTTTTGGTAGGCTAATATAACGAAATAGGCCATAAGTTGAGGGCGAAAAGGAATAGGCTTGCATCATGGTATCGAAAAGCGCATTTCTATCTTTAAGCCGGTTTTGTTTTTCCTTGAGAATGGATTCATAGGCGGATGTTTTTATAAGCAGGGTTAAAATCTCCGCAGTATAGGGAGAAGCCATCCAGGTTAGATGATTAAGGGTAAGTTTCAGCTTGTTGAAATAGGGTTTTGGCGCAAGCAAGAATGAAATTCGCAAGCCAGGTGTTAAGGATTTTGAGGTCCCGTAGATATAGAAAGCATTCTCCGGTACTAGGGTGCTGATAGCGGAAAATTTTTCGTCCACACAGAAGGTGAAGGCGCCGTCTTCGATCAGAAGTAAGTCATACTTTTTAATAATTTGACTGATTTCTCTTCGTTTTTGGAAAGATAAAGTGACGCTTGTGGGATTGTGGTAATCGGGAATCAAATAGATCCCCTTGGGGTTTTCTCGTCTGCAACAGCGTACTAAGTCTTCAATGTTTATTCCAGTCAAATCACCACTAACGGGTACCAGAATAATGCCAAATAATTTGGCCAAACCTTTCAGCCCCGTATAGGTGAACTGATCCACAAGGAGGCGGTCTCCTTTTTTAAATGTTGCCGCTAGAATGACGGAAAGGGCATTTTGTGTTCCTGCTGTAATTAAGAGAGTATCTAGGTTCGAATGAAAACCTATTTTATTCAACCATTCCGCCGCGATGTAACGGTGCTTGGCATGTCCTTCTGGTGGTGCGTAGCGCAAAATCAAATCATAATCGATCAAAGGGAGAATCTTTTTCAAGTGACTCTCGATGATTGGGTTCATCTCATAAAGAGGTAGGGTTTGGCCCATATCGATGAGATCAGTCCGATGTTCGGATAAGACGTCTTCTGGGATTCCGGCGGTGCTGCTGACAAAGGTGCCCTTTCCTGTAATACCTTTAATTAATCCCTTTTCTTCACAAAGTTTGTATGCTCTTGTGATGGTGCTGTGATTGATCTTTAAATAGTGCGCGATGATCCGTTGTGACGGAAGTTGGAAGCCGGCTGTTAAGTTACCACTGAGAATATCATTTTCAATGCAGTTAGCGACCTGCTTATAGAGCGCCAGTTTTGAAGGTTTAAGTTGGGGAACCCATGTAATCGTATTTCCATAATACTCAATCATTTTCGTCCTCGCTTTGTCGTACATACAATTATAAGATTGTTTTCTAAATATTCGGATGATATAGTCTGATTGTACCATGAAAAATGTAAGGGGTCAGAGGAAACCGGAGGAGTTTGATGATGGAGAAGTATGTGAGTCCAATCTTGGAGAGTATTCGAAATCAAGGAATGGAAGAAGAGCTAAAGTTAGCGCATGGATATGCTTGGGAATATATGCAGGGGGTCGATGAAAGACCCGTGTTTCCAAGAATACAAGATCTTAAAAATCTGCAAGCTTTTGAAGAGGCATTGAAGGATGAACCGGAAGAGACAAAAGACATTATTACGCAATTGCATCAGTTTGGCAGTCCGGCCACGGTCGCGTCGACTGGTGGCCGATATTTTGGATTTGTCACGGGTGGAATCTTGCCTTCAGCCCTTGCATCCAAATGGATATCAGACACCTGGGACCAAAATTCTGGGCTCTATTTAATGTCACCCATTGCGTCGAAATTAGAAACCGTGGTTCAACGGTGGATGGTAGAACTATTGAAACTTCCCAAGGAAACCGTTGCTGGTTATGTAAGCGGTAGTTCGACGGCAACATTGATTGGCTTAGCGACGGGAAGAAACCTGATCATGGACCGGGCTGGATATCCAGTCTTCAAAGAGGGGCTCTTCAATGCGCCAACAATTAAAGTTGTATTGGGCCAAGGGGCTCATTCTACGGTGTATAAGGCGCTTTCAATTCTTGGCTTGGGCAATGAAAGGGTCATTACCGTTCCAGTTGATGAGCAGGGGCGTATGCGCGCCGATCAATTGCCAGAAATGGACGATCACACCTTGTTGATTTTGCAAGCGGGTCATGTCTGCACCGGAGACTTTGATGATTTTGAAAGAATTTGTCAAGATGCAAAAGAAGCCGGGGCGTATATTCATATCGATGGAGCCTTTGGACTGTGGGCAGCGGCGAACGATCAATTTAATCATCTAACCAAGGGAATGGAGCTAGCGGATTCGTGGTCAGTGGATGGACACAAAACACTCAACACCCCCTATGACAGCGGAGTGATTCTATGCAGGCATGAAAAAATGTTGATTCAATCCATGCAAATGGCTGGCTCCTATATCCAGTTAAGTGAAGATCGAGATGGTATGTTGTATACAGCCGAAATGTCTAGACGCGCCAGGGCGATTGAACTTTGGGCAACATTAAAGGGATTGGGTAAGAAGGGCGTAGCGGACTTGGTATGGGAACTGCATAGAAAAGCCGTTTACTTTGCTAAAAAATTAGAATGTGGTGGTCTTGAAATTTTAAATGAGGTCGTATTTAATCAAGTCCTAGTTCGATTCAAGTCTGATGAAATGACCAATCGGCTGATTAAAGAAATCCAAGACTCAGGTGTATGTTGGCTTGGTGGATCAACTTGGCAAGATAGTATCGTCATGCGGATCAGCGTTAGTTCCTATAAGACGACCTACGAAGATATTGATCGATCCGTAGCCGATATATTACGGCTTGCGAAAAAATAGAGAAGTAATCAATTGATGGTGGTTAGAATTGGAATCGACCTGGATAATCTCAGGTCGATTTTTAATATAAAAAAATTGGGTATCATATGGATAATTATGAAAAAAGGAGGGAAAGATGAAAGTATTTGTTGAAGTTGAAATACAGGGATCGAAAGAAGCGATTTGGAAATCGACGACTGATATTGAGAATTCTCATCAAATGATTTCAGGTATCCATAAGATCGAAGTATTGGAGAAGCCTGAAACTGGATTTATTGGTTTTAAATGGCGAGAAACCCGAACTATGTTTGGTAAGGAAGCCACTGAAGTCATGTGGGTGACGGAAGTGGAGGAAAATAAAGGCTACAAGACGCGAGCGGAAAGCCATGGTGCTATTTATATTTCCTCTTTTACAATTGAAGAGAAAGAGGATCATTGCCTTTTAACCATGGGATTTGAAAGTGAGGCTGTCAGTCTAGGTGGAAAGTTGATGGATACTCTTTTTGGCAGAATGATGAAAAAATCAACGGAAAAAGAATTGATGAAGGATTTGGTAGATATCAAAGCTTTTGTTGAGAAGGGTAATTGAGAAAATATTTATTGAAACGTTCAAGAAATAGAAATCATGATTGAATCATTCATAATTAATTGTTCTTTGAAAAAGTGCTATATAATGAAAATAACATATTGATAGAGCAGCATGGTTTGCGAATGAATTGAATGGAGGGAAGTCATGAATTTTTTGGAACTGGCTAAGAGGCGATATTCAGTGCGGTCCTATACACCGCAGAAGGTAGAAGAAGATAAATTGAAGTTGATTCTACAAGCAGCGCACGTTGCACCGACAGGTGGAAATCGTCAGCCGCAACACTTGATTGTGATACAGAGCCAAGAAGGATTAGAGAAACTTGGAAAGGCAGCAAATACGTTTGATGCACCCCTGGCGATTCTTGTATGCAGTGACAAAGAAAAGGCATGGAAGCGCCCCTATGATGACAAGACCCTAGAAGAAATTGATGCAAGTATTGTTACGGATCATATGATGTTGCAGGCAACCGATCTAGGTTTGGGTAGTCTTTGGATCTGTAAGTTTGAGCCCAATGTGCTGAGAGAGGAATTCAAACTACCAAGCAATTTGCAGCCCATTAATCTTTTGGTAATTGGATATGCAAAGGGTGAGAAGAAGAGTCCGAATCGGCATGACAGGGATCGTAAGCCATTATCAGAAGTCGTTTCATACGAATCAATTTAAGTGAATGGGGAAGTGGTTGAAGGAAACAGTGCCAGTTATCAAGGGGCACTGTTTTTTTTATCCCTTGATCGTCATTATCGTATATGCTATAGACAACGATGAAATTGAG
This genomic window contains:
- a CDS encoding aminotransferase class V-fold PLP-dependent enzyme; protein product: MMEKYVSPILESIRNQGMEEELKLAHGYAWEYMQGVDERPVFPRIQDLKNLQAFEEALKDEPEETKDIITQLHQFGSPATVASTGGRYFGFVTGGILPSALASKWISDTWDQNSGLYLMSPIASKLETVVQRWMVELLKLPKETVAGYVSGSSTATLIGLATGRNLIMDRAGYPVFKEGLFNAPTIKVVLGQGAHSTVYKALSILGLGNERVITVPVDEQGRMRADQLPEMDDHTLLILQAGHVCTGDFDDFERICQDAKEAGAYIHIDGAFGLWAAANDQFNHLTKGMELADSWSVDGHKTLNTPYDSGVILCRHEKMLIQSMQMAGSYIQLSEDRDGMLYTAEMSRRARAIELWATLKGLGKKGVADLVWELHRKAVYFAKKLECGGLEILNEVVFNQVLVRFKSDEMTNRLIKEIQDSGVCWLGGSTWQDSIVMRISVSSYKTTYEDIDRSVADILRLAKK
- a CDS encoding nitroreductase family protein — encoded protein: MNFLELAKRRYSVRSYTPQKVEEDKLKLILQAAHVAPTGGNRQPQHLIVIQSQEGLEKLGKAANTFDAPLAILVCSDKEKAWKRPYDDKTLEEIDASIVTDHMMLQATDLGLGSLWICKFEPNVLREEFKLPSNLQPINLLVIGYAKGEKKSPNRHDRDRKPLSEVVSYESI
- a CDS encoding Crp/Fnr family transcriptional regulator, producing the protein MEEITYLKWSKMLKGFEIFEGIEESEIDRLMNCLNPRISEYKKNEHISIEKDGIRRIGIVMKGEVTILKENEAGDRVIIGKVRQNGGFGEMLAFSGNDQLSISVMASKDSKILFLTPGQVLGTCAKLCSGHKRLIQNMLKIVTKKGVQLNRKIDYLSIKGIRRKISTYLLEQMHESGKAYFTISLNRKEMAEFLNVSRPSLSREMIRMKEEGLIDFYKASFKILDEKSLRDCLHT
- a CDS encoding PLP-dependent aminotransferase family protein, which gives rise to MIEYYGNTITWVPQLKPSKLALYKQVANCIENDILSGNLTAGFQLPSQRIIAHYLKINHSTITRAYKLCEEKGLIKGITGKGTFVSSTAGIPEDVLSEHRTDLIDMGQTLPLYEMNPIIESHLKKILPLIDYDLILRYAPPEGHAKHRYIAAEWLNKIGFHSNLDTLLITAGTQNALSVILAATFKKGDRLLVDQFTYTGLKGLAKLFGIILVPVSGDLTGINIEDLVRCCRRENPKGIYLIPDYHNPTSVTLSFQKRREISQIIKKYDLLLIEDGAFTFCVDEKFSAISTLVPENAFYIYGTSKSLTPGLRISFLLAPKPYFNKLKLTLNHLTWMASPYTAEILTLLIKTSAYESILKEKQNRLKDRNALFDTMMQAYSFSPSTYGLFRYISLPKSWNDIAIERRCLEKGLQVFASKRFAVSANSVHSGLRISICAPKTWTELKNGLLILLEVLDTYAVDSELLV